CGACCTGTTTTATTACCATTAATTATTAATACCTGGCTTGAAAGTATTTCACTAGAGCTTACTATTATTTATATTGACAATTGAGAATTAATAGAAATTTTGATATTTGTTTCTCTTCCCTTTtgattgtttttgtttttacaTCATTAGCAGTTAAGCACTCATagcaggaaaaaaagaaaataagagagGGGGGGAAGGGGGAGTAAAAAGTGGCTCCTACATGTACCTTTTGTTGTTAACATCTTTGCGTCGACTCATGGAtgttttttgtttttacttGTGTCTAATTTCATTATGCTTTTACTTTTCCagataatatattatatgtTTTGCCAGGACAGTCTTCTTCACACATTTTGTTACTGTTCAATAAATCTTCATGTTAATATGTTAACTTTTACATTGTAAGTTTTGGGGTGAAGGACTGATTTAAGCTTGTTCCAAACCTAAGGATTTTAAAAGAGAACTGCTGGGATTTCCCGCTTTTATATTTTCTGagctttttttttaaaggtgGTGGAGGCAGAATGGAGATTTTGTCTACATCTCCCTTATTcagttaaatatatttattttagtttaagaTTTTCAATGTTGGTTGACATGCAATAAGAAGGTTATTATTGTCTTGCTAGATGCTGAACTAAGACCatataattgtttttttttctttttccggtGAGATTTATAAATTGCTTTGCCTATTCTTGATTAATCTAGGCAATTCCTCAAGCTGTAGCAACAGTTAGAGCTGCAGACAAGAAAAGCCCAAGGGAAGCTATTGAATTTGTTTTGCAGCTTCTTAAGGttggtttttattttgttttgttcTTTTCATTTGCTTCAATGTCATTATGATGTTGTGTTAGTTCATTGAGACTGTAAAATCTATGTTGAATTTTAGGACATATGGAATTCACTAAACAATTTCATTGACCCTTAAACCTAAACTAGTTGGTTTAGCTATATGGATTTTTATTTGTATATTTCATCTGGTTTAGGTGTTACATTTTTAGGAAGATCTTGTTAGTTTACAGTGCACGTGTTTAAGCCATTTTGTTCTCCCATTTCCTGAACTTTTCTCATTAGTTGCCACTTCTTTTATATGGAAGCAAGCTCAAAATGAAGCGAGCAGAATTGCTAGATTTAGGCTTCGAACTTCTAGATCACTTTGGAGATCtagttcttaaaaaaaattctttcaaAAGGGAAATGCTTACTCTCATTGGTCCTAGATTTACACTGTATGAAACAAAAATCCTTTGCATTATTTGTTTATCCAACCCTTGTATTTTTGTATGTTCATCTTAGCATTCTCAATTCCCATGATAATCTTGTGAATATGCTGTGTCTGTACTGAGGTATGCTTGATATCATGTGTTATCATCGTATAATAATTATACTTGGCATTTGCGATTATATTTGTGAATCTCCACTTCTTCATCTTACTTTTATCCTATGTTTGACATTTCTCTCACTTCCATCAATGCTTTCCTTGTAGTTAAGGTTTAAAATGCATGTTTTGTGGGACCTGTACGCTTCACTTGATTTATTACTGTATGCAGTCACTGCCACGTTCTTAAACTATTAATCATAGTTTCTTATTCTTGGATATGGCCATTCCTTAAGTCATTGTAAATATATGTCAGAAGATGAGTGTTGCAGCTTCCATTCAAATCTATGGGAGATACTGTTCATGAAGGATACTGTCAGTCCtgtgaaaatttatatttaccAATGAAAGATAGTGGGGCCAGGTTGTAATTCAAATGtaattaaaattgtttaaaaagtaatgataataaaacaaaAGGACAGCTGGACAGGTTTTTTTTGTGTGATTGATTGGGCATGGAAACTGAAAATTGCAACAATTAATGCAGTTATTCGAGGGATGCAATCCCAGTAAGTATATTAGCAGTGACTTGAAGGAACCCTCTGCTGGCTAATATTACTAGATGCTTTATGCAGGCATGccctataaattattaaaaatggtGCCTTGATTCTTAATTATGGCCTTTCTTAGCCTTCATGGGTATTTGTTAGAAAATGAATGTTGCGTCTGCCTGTCAAATCTGCAGGAGAGTTCTTATGGAGGATGCCATCTGTCATAGGGGTGGGAATTCATTGGTTTTAACCGGAAAACCAATGCaaactgatttatttttgtttttcagtttggctatattataaaaaaaattccctTCTTTTTGTTCAGTTGGTTAATTCAGTTAACAGAAATAACCAAACTGAGCCTATTTCACTCTTATATTGCCTCTTTTTGACCTCTGTTATAGAACCCTTCTTTCTTgctgctttttttttcttttttctttcttttgcacTTGCAATCTTCATGCCTTGTGCTGCCCTTCTCTGTGTTATTTAGCTATtcaattcttctttttcttctcttcgtttttccacactgccagaagcatTTTCACCTCACATGTACCCCTTCCACACACTTTCGTTTCCTCTGTGAAAGACTATCCATCCCTtgttcttctgcttcttctcctttcctTACTCTATCTCTTCTTTTTCCCCTGAAACATCTTGATTCTCGATCCTTGGCTTCACTCTTGCTGCTTCAATTCTGTCATTGTGCACTCCTCATTTGTTGTGTCTGGGCTTTATTGGCTCCTCATTGTTAGGGTACTGCCACACTGGGGATGTAACTTGTTGATTTCCTGAGTTTGGGGTACATAATCTCAATTTGCCAAGTTGTTTTAGGTGTGTAATTTAATTGGAGAATGCTGTTGTTTGTTCAATTGAATTGAAGACTTAAAACTGTTGATTTGAGGATGTTATTGTTGATTTGCTTTGACAATGACTTGGGTATATAATTTCTTTAAATCTTGTTAATCTGTTGTTTTGAATTGCGAGCATGCTGCTGTGCTAGGTAGTGGATGCACTGTATGCTTAGTGAACTGAAATGAAATTATTTCCTGCTGTTGTGGCATTTTGTTGAAAACCAATCCAGCTAGACAGATTCAATTCAGCTTTGTCAATTTTCATTTTATGGAATTCGGTTCTTTTGTTTTTCTACTTCAGTTTGGAATCAAACCAACTGATTGCACATTCCAAGTCAGTATATTTTCCAAATTAAATGGTATTATGGTCAGATTGCAATTCATTGTTGaaaacttaataataataagaaggaTCATAGTGGAGAAGTGGTTTATATGTATTTTATCTCATCCAAAACCAGGATAATGGAGGTGGAGTAACAGTGAGACTTGTCAATTCAGGATATAGTATGCGAAATTTAGAGAAGCTCCTGAACTTGAAAGCTAATACTTCCTGTGTCACTATGTAGAGTACACAGGAATTCCTTATCATCGTCATATTCTCTGTTTCAAGGTTCAGCAGGATGAACATGTTTGTGGATGCTGCATTGTATTTATTGATTGTGTTGTGTATCCTGTGAAAATCTGCATATCCTGTATGGTTATATAGGCAAATGGAATGTCCTTATACATATAGACAATCATCTTTCCCCTCCCCAAACTCCCCTTCTTCTTTTTAATGATTTCAATATGCTTTTTTCACTATTTTCATTGTCTTTCTGGTGTTTGGCAGTATAACGATAACACTGGAAATCCATATTCTGATGTGTTCTGGCTTGCTGCATTAGTCCAGTCAGTGGGTCAACTTGAATTTGGGCAACAGGTTTGTTAATAATGTTTCCTTTATCCTTTAATTTGTTGATGGATCATACAACATTTCAACTGCTGCTGCTTGGTTTCATCTGATTTTAAACTCCAAATTATCagtatattttgtaaaaattatggATTTCACCTTAAAAATCCTGGCTGAAAGGTAggtttcatatttatatttgtacatctctctttctctctcacacacacacatGCATGCTGAAACACACATGCTCTAATTTGGATGCACAACTCTGAAAgctaaaaatttgaaattcattaAATTGGATTTTCCAATGAATGTCATATGCCTATCTAAATGCATAGCATTTTTACATATAATAATGTTTCTCTCAGATTTCATCTGAAAAAAAAGTAGATAAACGTTAACCATCCCTTGTTATTTCACTTGTTTTTGTTTTAAATGTTGGTTCTTGGTCTGTGATGGAATTTAGCCTTTTTTGGAAAGCTCATAAAAGTTGTAAGCTAAATGATTTGTTGAGacgtaatattttatttctactGAGAGGATCTAAATTTAAACTAATGGAAAACGATTGAAATATAAGTTTGGAAAAGCGTGGAGGCCTAACGCTTTACAAAGACTAGCTAACAATATTGTACTGGGCCAGCAAAACTAGGTTGGTTCTCATGCCCATCCATTTCATAAGAGTAACAATACTTTGGTTTATGTCTCATTGATCGGTATCATCTACTCTCTAGTGTAGTCTCTACATCTAGTCTTGCCAATATCAGTCTCCCAAAAGTTAATTATCAGGGGAACCCTTCCTCTCCTTTTCACCTTCACCCTGCTCTTTGTTCTTTTGGCAATCCTGTTCTCTATTTTTGGTATGAGCACTTGAAAGGATGCAGTTGGTTGCCAGAATTGTCCTAGAAAGTAAGTTACTTTCCTATGTTTGGTATGATGACCAGGAATGTTGTTTTTATGAGAAAGTTGCTTTCCTGAACTTAATGCATCCTACTCTTACCTTCACCATGTTCATGGAGAAGTACATTTTCATTTTAAAGGGTGAGAATTGCATTCCCATTTTGTGTGTACATATGTGTAGGTATTGCCTCTAACTATAATTTATAAAGTATAATTTAacaaaatgaaatattataaaaattttaaaaggacTAATTCTTTGATATTctgcaacaaaaaaaaaagttcagtTCTTTTTCCTAATAATATTAGAATccttttgaatttaattaaagattttcatatattttatattttatcaggcaaataataaaatagtaatgTAAGTTTAAGGTTTCAATTCTTGGTTATTTTGATTCTTAGCGGACAAGTTTGTCTTAATTGTTTCTGTTTCTATCATGCATTCTGGTAGATGACGAAGCAATTTGATTTCCAGTTCCCTTTTCTGTACAAGTCATTCCAGTGTTATCATATTGAACTTTCTAGAAGTGCACAAAGTTTGAATATGGACAAATTAATCTCCTGGGGTTAATgctttttacatattttttaggCTAAACTATACTTTTTAGCCAAActtttatgtggattttcaattttagctagttttttttttttcgacaattttagctaaattaaaagatttagttacAATTTTAGCTAGAGGGTGAAAAGGGGAATAAAATATGCTGACGTGACTACTTAGtcagaaaataaaatagtttttttaatatCGGACCGACATTACCAAAatataaactatatattttaGCCAATTTTTTACGTAATTTCACAATTTTAGACAATTGTTGTTTTCAATTTTAACTGAAATTTTCACTCAAATAAATCAAACCATATTTATGCAATAATTTACTAAAAAGAAATTTAGCTCAATTAAACCATTTGTAGGTGGGAATATAATGTTAAAAATTGGCACCAATCCAAGCTAAAATTGATAGCACTTCTTTACAAACTAAGGTCAACTTAATAAAGGGGTAAAAATATCTCTAAGTAGCCAATTTAGAACTGGAggcttatttaataatttataaagttGTGTCAATTTTAGTCTAGGGTAAGTAAAGTACGGTGATAAAACTTTGTCCTGTTTCTTGGTGTAAGATTAGTGAAATTATTGGATCCACTTACATCAAACCATATTTAGGCgagttcaattaaaagaatataattttaCCTGGGCAGCTGATTCAAGTAGGTCGCACAATAAAGAATGTGTTTTCTGGGTGTAAGATTAGTGAAATTGTTGGATGCACCTACATAAAACCATACTCAGATTGGTCCaacatgaaaaatataatttttacctAATAGGGTAGCTGATTCAAGTGGGTCCCTTATTAACAAATATTTTCTACGCCAATTGAACAGCCAAGTCACTTTCTGTTACACCATTTTTTACTGTTTTGCTAAAATTGACCAAAAAAGAAAGTTTAGCTAAAATTGGCAATTTGTGTCAAGGTTtgacaaaatatataatttacccTATGATAACATGTGGGACCTGCATTaaacaaattattttctttgctGACTCAGTGGCCACATCAGCATATTGTATTTCCCTTTTCACTTGCTCGctaaaattataactaaactTTTCAATTTGGCTGAAATTGAAAATCCCTGTAAAGGGTTAGCTAAAAAGTATAGTTTACCCTATTTTTTATGGTATTATGAAGTCTTCTGATTGTATTTATGTAATGTAGTGAAGGCTTACACTCTGTTACTTTGTAACCTCTTGGCAGAATGTTATCTTTTTATCATCTCTTCTCAAGCGCATCGATCGGCTTTTGCAATTTGACAGGTGCCAGGACTTCTAATTGCTTTTTTCATATTGGGTTTTATGAGAAATTTACTAACTTTGGCATTTATAGGCTGATGCCTAGTTACAATGGTATATTAACAATCAGCTGCATCCGCACATTGGTACAAATTGCCTTGAAGCTGTCTGGATCTGTTCATCTTGTAAGTGCCTCCATCTATTCCCATCTGCTACACTAGGCTGCTTTACGACATCTTAGCCATTTTTAGGTCTTAAAAGTGTTCATTGCTTGCTGCAGGATCATGTGTTTGAACTTATTAAACCTTTTCAAGATATTAAGACAATCTGGCAAATTCGAATTGAAGCAAGCAGAGCACTCATGGATCTGGAATTCCACTACAGAGGCATTGATGCGGCATTGTCATTGTTTATCAGATATTTGAAGGAAGAATACACCTTAAGAGGTTCTGCAGTATTTCTTTCTAGTGgagttaatttattttctgGCAAAGCATTAGATTTTGATTCCTTGGGAATGCCTTGTGTTTTTCTTGCTCCTTTTTAAGCATGTGCATCACTTCAGCATTTCTTGATTGCAGGGCAAGCAAAACTTGCTGCACATGCTATGCGGTTATGTCAGATACAAAATGGTTCTGATCCCCAGGATGATATCAAGAGTACAACGCTTGTGGCATTGCTTGGTTTGCTCGAAGGACATGTATCATTCAACAATATATATCTTCGGCATAATTTGTTCTGCATCTTACATATCCTTGCAGGAAGGTAAATGCCTCCTCTTTCTTGCCTTTGTCAGCAATTTTCTTGGTGGAGTGATTTTGGGTATTTCAGTCTTTGCTGGATTTCTCCTTCCAAATCATCCTTAGAGGTCTGCTAGGACAATGAATCAAGCGTCTGTATACTTTGCAGACTTAATGTTGACACTGAATTCCATCCTTGTTTACAGGGCGCCAACACTTTATGGGGTCCCCAGGGATAAATCGTTATGTCTTGGTGATGCTGAAACATCTGCTGAACCAAAGAACATTTTTGCAGCTCTCATCCCGGAAACAAAGCCTCTGGAGCGTCCTGGAGAAATTCCAAAACTTGATCAGGATAATGTAGCTAATCAAGAGGCTCCCAAGGAAGCAGATACAATTTCCAGCAACCTTCGTCATGAGATGGGTCATGAGATGGATTTGATCATCATAGAAGATTTCAAGGAGCCTGATACAATCTCTAACAATCCTGAACAGAAGATGGATTCAACCATTCCAGAATCTTTGAAGGATGCAGATACTGTCTCTAACAATCAAGAACGTAAGATGCCTGTTGTTAAAATTCGAGTAAAAAAATCTGCTGCTTCTAGTAGAGCAGAGGAGGCTGATAATCAAACTGTTGAGAGATCTCAAGGCCGACATCATGAAACTGATCGTGGAGCAACCAGCTCAGTTTCTGTGGACGCACCCCAAAGGAATTCAGCTGAGGCTGTGAGTGCTAGCAATCAAAATATTGAGGAAGTCAATTCGTGTCTTGATCATGGGTCCCGGATGACGGCTAGCATTGGCAGTGCAAAATTCGCAAGTGATGGTGACAATTTTGGGAAGGAACTCCAGTGCACTGCTGATTCAAGCAAAGTTTTTGTGCATCCTCAGCCTGAGGATCCTTCATCACCTAGTGTCATGCAAGATAACCACGTTGACAGTGGTGCACAAAAGTATGCTAGTCTGCAAACGCTATCGGTTGGAAAATTTGAGCATGACGGCGGTTCATCAATTGCCGCGGTATCTCCTTTTCGTGGGAGggaaaaggagaagaaaaaagatAAGGAAAAGAAACGGAAACGGGAAGATCATAAAGGGCACAGGGATGATCCCGAGTACCTGGAGCGGAAGAGactgaagaaagagaaaaaactgAAGGAAAAGGAAATGGCAAAGCTGCTTAGTGACGAAGCGAAGGCATCTTCAGTGGACTCGCACATTAAGAAACAGGAACCCAACAGCATTAAGTTGGCAACTGTGCAGTTGAAACCAAGGGAATCCAGTGGTTCCAAAATGGTGAATTCGAATGTCGAAACCAAGCCTGAGCCATCAGAAGGTAACTCTGCACCTAGATTtcgaattaaaattaagaacAGGACGCTGAATAAATCATAGAAGCTTTGTAGTTATCCTCCTTTCATTATAGAAATTCCCTTGGAATTTTTGGCTTGTATATCTCAAGAATGTATAAGAAAGAGCAGGAACTCCTTAGGAAATCAGGCATTGTTGAATGATTGTGCATTCACTTGTTGAATGGGAAATGTTTGTGTGAGATAAGGTCCGATTTGCTGAATGAGTTGTTGCTTTAAAACCATATCTTCCCTTGGTAGCTCAAAGTTGGGAAAATAAAGAATATGTTTGATCCCATAAAGAGTTTAAATGGAAATTACTTTTCTTAATGGTGTTGGTGCCATTCTGTATTGAAAGAAGGATTCTCTGGGATGAGTGTAAATTACCGCGCATATTAAAactttcatattataaaaaaagtagTAGTTGgatagaggtttgatgtcgaAAGACTTGGTGACGCTAGGGTCTTGTTTGGTTCTTTTGAACCAAATCCTCTATTTTTTGGAATTAAACTTTTTGCCTATTTAGAGTTGAGTTATTTTTTTCAAGGAagtagccttttttttttttaaattttacttctcaaaaaaattaattaaataatttaaatatattaatttctcAGAAAAAAGTATTTGAGTTAATTCTAACCAAAGAAGGCTTAGACTAGTTGTATGATTTGGTTCGTATGTTAGAGGTTGATGATTGGTAGACTTTTAgataatttaaacttttaaaaattaactgatAGAATGCTGTTGACTGCATTTTAGATCATTTTCAGGATTTTTATTAAAGATTATATtactaattataatttttaaattaaaattgtacaTTAATagattgattaaaattataagatataatggaaaaataaaaaaaatattatgaataatTAGTTAAACTAGTTATGTTACCCACAGGATAaacatgtgtatatatatacacacacacgtATGCCTGcacataattatattttaaagattGTATCTtagtataataatttaatatttttatatctatttcaaaaataaaacaaattggtagatatttttataaataaatttattatggtATTTAAACAATTAGCTATTAATAAACTGCCAACTGTAATTACCAAGTGtgaataaatcaaataaattattagttaaaGCGTTAAATGGATAATGTTTAGCTGATAAATTTTCTGCACTCCTATGATTTGGAAAAATTGGAATTAAAACATTTGTGCtgctttatatataattatattatttatctattttatcaataaaataaatgtgatatataataaattaataattatatgctaaaaaataaatatattttttttaacggCAATAAAATTGCCATACAATACTACAAAATAGAAGTAAATACTTACAGTAATTCTTATTCGCAACAAGATATTTTCTTTATGCggcggtaaaaaaaaaaatgcttttTTAGAGAGAAATACTATTTCACCAATCGAGTTACAGGTATCTAACATATTTATACCTAATGATTTTTCACAAAGTGGTAATGAAAGGTATAAGTGAAGAAAATGATCAAAGCAATCAATCAGACCGtaagagaaattaaaaaaaagcaattaaaacaaagCTTAGCTATTGTATCTGCTCTCAGATTGACCTCTATgaatataacaaaaaaaaaaataaactgaaaatatgGAATAAACGCTAAAATAGAAGATAATGATGTCCGAATTTCCCATTGCGGGGATAGAGATGGGTGTTGAATAACATTCACTAGAAGAGCGAAATTTGCCTCACAAATAAGTGGTGAAAGAGCGAGACTGCTAGTTTCAATCCTTCTAATAGAGCCCTAGCCTCACCTGCAAGAGCTACAAGCACCATACTTGTTTGGCCAGACCATGTACAAGTAAGCCATTATCATTTATAAGTAGCACAACAACACTCGCAGGAGAAAACTGGTCCTTCCAAGCAATATCACACTGAATCTTAAACTTTCCCCTAGGAGGAGAGAACCCCTCATTGCTAGAAAGTGAAGAAGATTCAAACATAAGACGGTCAACAAAAACACCACTTTGATGCAGGTACGAGTAATCAAGCGAAATGAGACGAACAACAGTGACAATATCAAGAGAAACTTGATCAAATATATACCTATTTTGCACCACTCCGTGAGGACCGTCAAGACAAGAAGGAGTTCCACCAAATAGGGAAAGTAGAAAAATCATGAAGAGAA
The sequence above is a segment of the Manihot esculenta cultivar AM560-2 chromosome 5, M.esculenta_v8, whole genome shotgun sequence genome. Coding sequences within it:
- the LOC110615979 gene encoding transcription initiation factor TFIID subunit 2 isoform X2; translated protein: MQNVKLVRINYWVEKAETGIHFNDNVLHTDNQIRRARCWFPCIDADSQRCCYDLEFTVARHLVAVSTGNLLYQVLRKDDHSYKTYVYRLDIPVTAQWISLVVAPFEILPDPHVGFISHMCLPSNLAKLQNTVEFFHNAFNHYEEYLDAKFPFGSYTQVFLAPEMAVSSSSLGASVSIFSSQVLYDERVIDQTIDTSIKLAFALAKQWFGVFIVPEEPSDEWLLDGLAGFLTDLFIKKFLGNNEARYRRYKANCAVCKADDSGATALTSSASCKDLCGTHCIGIYGKIRSWKSVAILQMLEKQMGPESFRKILQKVVFRARDTIPVRSLSTKEFRHFATKVGNLERPFVKEFFPRWVGSCGCPMLRMGFSYNKRKNMVELAVLRECTAVPDASTSVLNPDSDNRDGDIGWPGMMSIRVYELDGMYDHPVLPLAGEMWQLLEIQCHSKLAARRFQKPKKGSKPDGSDENGDAIPATDIRSSLESPLLWIRADPEMEYLAEIHFNQPVQMWINQLEKDEDVVAQAQAIAALEALPQLSFSVVNALNNFLSDSKAFWRVRIEAAFALANSASEENDWSGLLHLVKFYKSRRFDATIGLPKPNDFHDFPEYFVLEAIPQAVATVRAADKKSPREAIEFVLQLLKYNDNTGNPYSDVFWLAALVQSVGQLEFGQQNVIFLSSLLKRIDRLLQFDRLMPSYNGILTISCIRTLVQIALKLSGSVHLDHVFELIKPFQDIKTIWQIRIEASRALMDLEFHYRGIDAALSLFIRYLKEEYTLRGQAKLAAHAMRLCQIQNGSDPQDDIKSTTLVALLGLLEGHVSFNNIYLRHNLFCILHILAGRAPTLYGVPRDKSLCLGDAETSAEPKNIFAALIPETKPLERPGEIPKLDQDNVANQEAPKEADTISSNLRHEMGHEMDLIIIEDFKEPDTISNNPEQKMDSTIPESLKDADTVSNNQERKMPVVKIRVKKSAASSRAEEADNQTVERSQGRHHETDRGATSSVSVDAPQRNSAEAVSASNQNIEEVNSCLDHGSRMTASIGSAKFASDGDNFGKELQCTADSSKVFVHPQPEDPSSPSVMQDNHVDSGAQKYASLQTLSVGKFEHDGGSSIAAVSPFRGREKEKKKDKEKKRKREDHKGHRDDPEYLERKRLKKEKKLKEKEMAKLLSDEAKASSVDSHIKKQEPNSIKLATVQLKPRESSGSKMVNSNVETKPEPSEGNSAPRFRIKIKNRTLNKS